A DNA window from Nycticebus coucang isolate mNycCou1 chromosome 1, mNycCou1.pri, whole genome shotgun sequence contains the following coding sequences:
- the LOC128583446 gene encoding 60S ribosomal protein L23a-like produces MAPKAKKEAPAPPKAEAKAKALKAKKAVLKGIHSHKKKKIRTSPTFRRPKTLRLWRQPKYPRKSAPRRNKLDHYAIIKFPLTTESAMKKIEDNNTLVFIVDVKANKHQIKQAVKKLYDIDVAKVNTLIRPDGEKKAYVRLAPDYDALDVANKIGII; encoded by the coding sequence ATGGCGCCGAAAGCgaagaaggaagctcctgcccctcccaaagcagaagccaaagcaaaggcattgaaggccaagaaggcagtgctaaaaggcatccacagccacaaaaaaaagaagatccgtACATCACCCACCTTCCGGCGGCCAAAGACTCTGAGACTCTGGAGGCAGCCCAAATATCCTCGGAAGAGCGcccccaggagaaacaagcttgaccactatgccatcatcaagttccccctgaccacggagtctgccatgaagaagatagaagacaacaacacacttgtgttcattgtggatgtcaaagctaacaagcaccagatcaaacaggctgtgaagaagctttatgacattgatgtggccaaggtcaacaccctgatcaggcctgatggtgagaagaaggcatatgttcgactggctcctgattatgatgctttggatgttgccaacaaaattgggatcatctaa